The Notolabrus celidotus isolate fNotCel1 chromosome 23, fNotCel1.pri, whole genome shotgun sequence region gcggcagtgtgaatttgcaaattagctaaatatttaggattgcagtGAAACTTTTAAcatatagatttaaaatttaacatttatatttaacaatcaacatttatatttaataatcaacatttatattaaacatttaacatttacagttatatttaacagttatattaaacatttaacatttatatttatatttaatgtttatatttaaaattttgcatttatatttatatttaacatttatatttatatttaacatttatatttacatttatgtttaacatttttatttaacatttatatttatatttatgtttaacatttatatttacatttaacatttatatttaacatttgtattcatatttagcattttgattgtaactttaatataatttttacaactaatttaaatgtgaagaatatcacaaatattgctctaaatgtgataaaaaaaagcgacttttaaaaattcccactacgtttttttaacatttttgggctaaatgaagagaaatgttgctgtttcctAATTTTCGGTGTTCagaactttacaaacagagcccaTAGTCATTGATGCTTTAGTCCTACTCTGATATAAACACAATAACAGGCTGATTGATAAAAAGACAACagctaaaatacatttcagttttattgacagATTTACAGTCTTAGAGTTTGGCGTTTTTTAGGGGTCCCTGGTTTTATGGAAGTGCAATGAGGGACTGCAGTGCCTCATGTATGCTCAGTTTTACTTTGTGTGGGGTCAGCATTCAGACCTGAAAATGTGTATGTTTACTGACAAATTGCTTATGAAGACTTTTGATTGAACAAATGGTTATTTGTgtgaaacatttaacatttcacatgctctctcgtcacttTTCAGGTTCAAGGGGAATCAGCATAGATATGGATGTATGGTTGCCGTATGGTCCATTTATATCCTCATGGCTTCAATCGCAACATTAAAGCGCTCTCCCATCACAGCGTGCACAGTGTTCCTCCCTGTTCTAGCCATTGACACCTTCTGCAGTCTGTCTGTTCTCAAAACTCTAAGAAAAGCTCCGCCCGGGGACAAAAAGATGATGGAGCAGGGGAAGAAGAAGCAAGGGGAGGGGAATGTGAAGACTGATACAAATGGGAGTCCAGGTGTCAGCATCGAGGAGGGGAAACAAGCAAGCAACAGCGACagcaggagggaaggaaggaaagaaaagggggTGAAGCCAAGGGTAAAAGGAAAGATGAATTCCATGAAAAGGAGAGCATTCAACACCATTGTTATTATCCAGGGGGTCCTCACACTCAACTACCTCCCCTTCATCATCACCCTTGGCATGGATGGAAAAGTCCCAGCTCATAGACTCAAGTGTCAGTATGTTGCCTTGGCTTTAGCTGCTGCTATGAGCTGTAGCTACCTGAATCCTCTGCTCTATCTACACAGACTGGGCAGGCTCAATGAGCTCAAAAAACTAGTCATCCAACATCTGTACCATTCATCTGTCTTGGCATGattgaaaaacatttgaaataaatgtatctgagtcatattttaatttttatattgttgttgGCATGAGCATTAGGATGCGATAATATTATTTATGCACACTGCCCCATAAAGTGATTGATTTTATCAATGTGTtattaaatgcattaaaaatgttCGCTCTTCTACATTATCTGTTAACTTTTTGTTTTCCACATGGGAACAAAAATTGTTAGTTTCCTTCcgttaaagacagaaaaacccACAATGGTCACTGAAATCACTTGAAACTGACCAAAGTGATAATAGATAAAAATGCACCATGAAAATCAGacattgctttttaattttggtTCAAcagaatcattaaaaaaaaaaaactaatgaaactgGCCTGAACAAAAAATGATAGTACCCTTAACTTCTGCACCTGTCAACAGCCTAGGTACTTTTGTCCACTCCACGTGTGCAAACTGCTCCAGCTGTCTCAGGTTTAAAGAGCACCTTCTCCAGACTGCATGTTTCATCTCCTTCCACAGATGTTTAATATGATATGGATCAGGGCTCATAGAAAGCCACTTCAGCACAGTCTAATGTTTTGCTCTAAGATATTCTGGGgcgtttttagctttgttttgtgttttgggtTATTATACTGTTGGAGGACCCATGACCTGGACTGAGACCAAGATCTCTGACACTGGGTAACACATTTTGCTccagaatcaatcaatcagtcaatcaatcagactttatttataaagcgcttttcatacaatgatattgtaaaacaaagtgctgtacaaaaggcgaatgcaacaataataataaaaccaatggaaataaaataaataaatacaaataaaaaaaaaaaataagttgctgaacgaactgaggaaacactctcctgatatcttaatgaggaaacactggaggtaaaataggatgttaaaactcaacacaagaaattaaaatcacccaaataaaatacatttctaagataataaaacactaaaatattaaaccattaaaaggaaATAAGGTGCTATACttagaattaataaataaattaaataaattacttagataataaaacactaaaatattaaaccataaaaggaaaataagatgctatacttaaaaaaatgaataagatagaataaaaagtgactcaaatttgaaattgatgataaataaataaataaaactgttataagaataaaactcagttaaaggcgagactaaaaagataggtcttgagtttgctcttaaaaatgtttatgctctgtgcagccctcagatcttcaggtagggtgttccacaggcgtgggccgtgatgataAAAAAACTGCCTCACTGTGGGTCTTTGTTCtcacttttggtacaattaaaagtccactacccgAAGACCTGAGGGTTCttactggctcatatgataaaagcaaatctgataaataagaaggaccaagaccattaagagatttaaaaaacaatcaaataatcttaaaatctagtctaaaagatactggaagccaatgcaaaTACTTGCCTTAATAGTCTTGAGATTTCATTGTACCCTGCACAGATTCATGATATCCTTTGCCAGATGCAGCGAAGAAGCCCCAGAACACAAGTCTCCTCTATGTGTCACAGTAGGTAcaggtttcttttctttgtatgcttttttttttgcgtcTGTTCAAAGGACATTCTCCTAAAAGCTTTGTGGCTTGTGAATATGCACTTTGGCAAATTCCAGTCACGCTTTTTAATGATTTGCTTTCCGCAGAGGTGTCCTCCTCTGTTGCTACTTTGGCTCAAACATCAACGGATGGTGCAATCAGACACTGATGTACTTCACCTCTAATCTCTTTGGAAATTGTTCTGGGCTCTTTGGTTATCATTCATATTAACTGTCTCTTCAATTTCTCATCAATTTTCCTCATGTAACCACAACAAGGGAGGTTGGCTACAGTTCTGTGGACCTTAAACTTCTGAATTTTGTCCAGGCCAGTTTCAttggtgtgtttttaaaaatcattataTTGAGccaaaatctaaatctaaatgttaaatataaatcccaAGTCACTGCTGTGTTGCTGTAGCATTAGGTGTTCACTATCAGTGAAAACAGGTAGAAAACGGCTGTGTCCCTGTGTGGTTCATCTCATCTCCTTCAAATGCAAGGTACTCGACCATTCTACTTTAAATAAGGCAAATTTTAAACACATTCTGCTCTATGTTCAATGTTGTTTGCATCACATTATGCAAAGTCACAGACTGCATGCTCAATATGGCTGTTAATGGTTAGTCAAGGGAAAATTATGTCACAtgaagtctgtgcacatttgaaGATATTTCCATGCTGAGGGTAACTTTCCAAACAGCAGTGCTTTCCATTTTTTGGACATAGTTTGCctgatgtaatgtaatgtaatctgCCATGAATAGACATTGACATCATAGACTTTGCTTGACAAACACAacactttaacatttttgcGTGACAGTACTTTGCAGCAGTTTCCAAAGATATATAGAAGCAGTAAACTTTCGACCATTAATGGTCTGGGTGGATTTTATCACCAATCAGGTTAAGCAATTTTAAGTtgcttttattaaaaatgtaccaAATAAGGtattagaaaataataattcatatgaataaataatgtaaacacAATCAGTGAAAAATTAAAGTCAGctgtgtgaaaatgttaaaagataaTTACTGGTCGTAgaatgaacaaaaacacatcaatttATTGGACTATATCAATACTTATACATacttttattctaattattttcattgtatttgtatatatattttgtatatttttgttttatatcgtaTTAATTACATCTTCTATTAATAtcatttgatattcttaattattgtgtataggagcaactttaatgaatgaatttcccccctgggataaatcaagtatttctgattctgaatcttTATcatttagataagataagataagataagataagataagataagataagataagatatacctTATTGGTCATTTAGAgcaataagtaataataataataataataataataataataataataataataataatagcaatgacaagatAAAAccaagaataaaataaaataaaataaaataaaataaaataaaataaaataaaataaaaagatacatCGTTCAAAATATCATATTTGTCGTATTTACTGAATATTTAAAACTTGGAGACTCCGTAGACAGGGTTTTAGTTTTAAAGTTGGTTTAACTAAAAAAAACTGCGTTGAACCCACCACCACCCATATCGTTGACAAAAGTTGAATTGTGTTCTTGAACACAACCCGAACACCACCCAGTTTCGCAAAGCATTCTGGGATTGGATGCCGGCGGAAAGCTTCTCGAAGGAACTGCAAAGATGATGGTGAGTGAGTTAGCATTTGTTCCCCCACTGTTATGCATAATCCATGTCCATCCGTGTCTTTATCTTCACGTATATGCATCTGAAGTACTCCACGTTTAGACCACTACCCCTTGGTGACCCTGAGAAGCGATTATTTTGCGGAAAtgattttagattattttaatattagcGAGACCATGCTAGCATCGGATGGTTACCCGGCGTCAATGGGCGTATTCGAGGCTAACTGTGATGCAAAACGAGAACATGTTTGCAAACAATGACTAAAGAGCAGTGAGAAGATAGTTCGTTGTATTTGAAATATGCGAAATAGTATGTTCCTGTCAATTTAATTACTATAGTATGTGTCATTACAGCTGAAAGAGTCAGGTCATCATCAGGTTAGCTTCTGCTAGCTATAAGCTTCTTTGTATGAGGGGCAGCGTTGGAAACTTTCCTCCTGTCATTGTTGTGTTAGCTAATCCGTGCAGTAGAGGTGATGGCTCAACAGCTGATGAATTAAGTATTCAATTAAATGACTGATCTGTGTTTGAATGGACTTAAATGTGATATCGATGCCTGactaaaaatgtctaaaaagaGAGTAGTTGGTATGCTCGGTGACATACTGAACAGTAATGTACATTACATGTAGTTCAACAATGATCAGCTTGTTTAGGAGGCTGTACTCAGGTGTCCTGCTTCAGACAGCATCACTCAGCTGTGAGGTGTGTCTGATGGGAAA contains the following coding sequences:
- the LOC117807576 gene encoding uncharacterized protein LOC117807576, whose product is MNQSILNSASEYYWAECLTYDDGPSTGLIILFITYGFEFLVGAPSNIWLVCQIHKQRSEAAGVLPADFFPLHMALTQLAFFLTLPVLLTNHILWQSQRMLNVFTLMNSMVMTLKPLLHCLVCVDWYMAVVRPTEYLRFKGNQHRYGCMVAVWSIYILMASIATLKRSPITACTVFLPVLAIDTFCSLSVLKTLRKAPPGDKKMMEQGKKKQGEGNVKTDTNGSPGVSIEEGKQASNSDSRREGRKEKGVKPRVKGKMNSMKRRAFNTIVIIQGVLTLNYLPFIITLGMDGKVPAHRLKCQYVALALAAAMSCSYLNPLLYLHRLGRLNELKKLVIQHLYHSSVLA